One Antennarius striatus isolate MH-2024 chromosome 17, ASM4005453v1, whole genome shotgun sequence genomic window carries:
- the rmnd1 gene encoding required for meiotic nuclear division protein 1 homolog isoform X2 — protein MILCRLWTRLGPQRPLDWTPVSMCASTSMSQYECKPRTLSECAGPVRTCCFSHHLLQPGVLPGSGGFRSRLSPEPGILAGCGHRYLHSSPLLMSMLKSTLPPAAVPGKRASKGPRTKQPSRTSQPLQEDQDMMQCIAFATADQYHLPTLYHDLINNGFSEVDLPRDASNVLLMTTDMTAKPDDGAQIFFFREGSVIFWNVEDKTIKTVLRILERHELQPYEVALVHWENEEIKYSITEKNTKLERGNFILNSQMDPQETILEKFAFSNALCLSVKLAIWEESLDSFVDSIQTIPETLKSGKRVKLSAAEVMKKIGELFTLRHFINLRSDLLLTPDFYWDRENLEKLYDMTCQFLSINRRVKVVNEKLIHCGELTDLMRSHLNEKHSLRLEWMIVILITIEILFELAKMIF, from the exons ATGATCCTCTGCAGGCTGTGGACCAGACTGGGACCTCAACGACCTCTAGACTGGACACCAGTGTCCATGTGTGCCTCTACCAGTATGTCCCAGTATGAGTGTAAACCCAGGACTCTGTCAGAATGTGCAGGCCCAGTGAGGACCTGCTGTTTCAGCCACCATCTACTTCAACCAGGGGTTCTACCTGGCTCAGGTGGATTCAGGAGCCGGTTGTCACCTGAGCCCGGCATTCTGGCTGGATGTGGACACAGATATCttcattcatctcctcttcTGATGTCGATGTTAAAATCGACTTTACCTCCAGCGGCAGTACCTGGAAAGAGGGCTTCCAAGGGCCCCAGAACCAAACAGCCCTCCAGAACCAGCCAGCCCCTCCAGGAGGACCAG GACATGATGCAGTGCATCGCCTTCGCCACAGCCGATCAATATCATTTGCCAACCCTCTACCACGACCTGATAAACAACGGCTTCTCCGAGGTGGATCTGCCCAGAG ATGCCTCCAACGTGTTGCTGATGACCACAGACATGACGGCGAAACCGGACGACGGAGCTCAGATTTTCTTCTTCAG GGAAGGTTCAGTTATCTTCTGGAATGTTGAGGACAAAACT atAAAAACAGTATTGAGGATCCTGGAGCGCCACGAGCTCCAGCCTTATGAGGTCGCCTTAGTCCACTGGGAAAATGAAGAGATCAAGTACAGCATCACGGA aaAGAATACGAAGCTAGAGCGAGGAAACTTTATTCTCAACAGCCAGATGGATCCACAGGAAACTATTCTGGAGAAATTTGCCTTTTCTAACGCTTTGTGTTTGTCAG TGAAGCTGGCGATCTGGGAGGAGTCGTTAGACAGCTTCGTGGACTCCATTCAGACGATTCCTGAG ACATTAAAGTCGGGAAAGCGGGTGAAGTTGTCCGCggcagaggtgatgaagaagatCGGCGAGCTTTTCACTTTAAG ACACTTCATAAACCTGAGGTCCGACCTGCTCCTCACGCCGGATTTCTACTGGGACCGAGAAAACCTGGAGAAGCTTTACGACATGACGTGTCAGTTCCTCAGCATCAACCGCAGAGTCAAA GTGGTGAACGAGAAGCTGATCCACTGCGGTGAGCTGACGGACCTGATGAGAAGCCACCTGAACGAGAAGCACAGCCTGAGGTTGGAGTGGATGAtcgtcatcctcatcaccatcgaG ATTTTGTTTGAACTTGCAAAAATGATCTTCTAA